One genomic region from Alkalibaculum bacchi encodes:
- a CDS encoding N-6 DNA methylase, which yields MIDITVNSNERSWAINLISSINRFADKNDLIVNNAGGESTISTGKQRMFPDLILYADSEQTIFLQGWELKMPDTLITDDTFIKDAQRKAMNLGLNSTVIWNFTSAVLYVFESGNWIVKKSWNDNSHIQSRKDVIEYQKDWELTLEKIILQVNEFLITGEIISQKIDKVVTDSLMANIIENCKGNLGKKIKTESRNNRVVEAYVLHWWESAKIEYSNDEQDPYIAYSKMLILNWLNKFLFAHLIKAYQTSARIVDNVSEDEEIDSVIEIFEEITDKCDFYNIFCKIEYSELIDSYTWGEILEYNSLLKSMKIDEIDQTLIQDILENSVASSKRIIRGQFTTPKVLAEILCNITMLDTEKDFMDCCCGTGTIAKAGLNIKTDRNSVEHALSTTWASDKDSFPLQLATIALSTIDTINLPLLVFNRNALDLKENDEINITDPSSGKILRFELPKMGTICSNLPFISFERMDSEDKKIANGIIEKVKKETGITLSRRGDIYTYIPFTLHDLLLENGRLGLITSNSWLGTASGKLFYNALKEYYKINQLHISGNKKWFDNADVITVVMILEKKKNDSIDINNSTSFYIWKKSIEELTKNKDLKDNLIQSSILDISPREEVADRSTYTKNEVDEILNLNVSINSLFHNNKWLTEIQNKIIPITDIFSVFRGSRRGWDALFYPQENHGIESVYIKKVLKNARGVNSLETIAYDDVFCCSLTKEELEIKKHNGALSWINKFENEVNGVGRPLPEVLRMNGVHWYEIKTNEMADFFTMMNPDKRFFFGKFKDRSFINQRLIGLRAKQNEMDKELLHAILNSILSIYYIEAIGFGRGLGVLDINKDSISSMHILNPDILNDTQKEQIKTKFKSILNRNIYDYEIELDMDDRADFDKYVLECYGLSGLYSFIKSSFLSMHKLRRNV from the coding sequence ATGATTGATATAACAGTAAATTCTAATGAAAGAAGCTGGGCGATAAATCTAATATCTTCAATTAATAGATTTGCAGATAAGAACGATTTGATAGTAAATAATGCAGGTGGAGAGTCAACTATTTCAACGGGCAAACAACGAATGTTTCCTGACTTAATTCTTTATGCTGATTCTGAACAAACCATATTTTTGCAAGGTTGGGAACTAAAAATGCCTGATACCTTGATTACAGATGATACGTTTATTAAAGATGCTCAAAGGAAAGCAATGAACCTTGGGCTCAATAGCACAGTTATTTGGAATTTTACATCTGCGGTGTTATATGTTTTTGAATCAGGTAATTGGATAGTAAAAAAATCATGGAACGATAATAGCCATATACAATCAAGAAAAGATGTAATTGAATACCAAAAAGACTGGGAGCTTACTTTAGAAAAAATAATTTTGCAAGTTAATGAATTTTTGATAACAGGAGAAATTATTAGCCAAAAAATCGATAAAGTAGTTACAGATTCATTAATGGCTAACATCATAGAAAATTGTAAGGGTAATTTGGGGAAAAAAATAAAAACAGAATCGAGAAATAATCGAGTTGTTGAAGCTTATGTATTACATTGGTGGGAAAGTGCAAAAATTGAATACTCAAATGATGAACAAGACCCTTATATTGCTTATAGCAAGATGTTAATTCTAAATTGGCTAAATAAGTTTTTATTTGCTCATTTAATTAAGGCATATCAAACTTCTGCAAGAATAGTTGACAATGTTTCAGAAGATGAAGAGATTGATTCAGTCATTGAGATTTTTGAAGAAATAACAGATAAATGTGATTTCTATAATATTTTTTGCAAAATAGAATATAGTGAGTTGATTGATTCCTATACGTGGGGAGAGATTTTAGAATATAACTCTTTGTTAAAGTCAATGAAAATTGATGAAATTGATCAAACTCTGATACAAGATATTTTAGAAAACTCTGTTGCATCGTCCAAACGTATAATTAGAGGTCAGTTCACAACACCAAAAGTATTAGCGGAAATCTTATGTAATATTACTATGTTAGATACAGAAAAAGATTTTATGGATTGTTGTTGTGGTACTGGAACAATTGCAAAAGCAGGACTCAATATAAAAACAGATAGAAATTCTGTTGAACATGCTCTAAGTACGACATGGGCATCGGATAAGGATAGTTTTCCACTTCAGTTGGCTACTATAGCTTTATCTACAATAGATACAATAAATCTGCCTCTATTAGTTTTTAATAGAAACGCATTAGATTTAAAAGAAAATGATGAAATAAATATTACTGATCCTTCCAGTGGTAAAATTTTAAGATTTGAACTTCCAAAAATGGGCACAATATGTTCTAATTTACCATTTATTTCATTTGAACGTATGGATAGTGAGGATAAAAAGATTGCTAATGGAATTATTGAGAAAGTAAAAAAAGAAACAGGTATTACTTTAAGTAGAAGAGGAGATATTTATACATATATTCCATTTACTTTACATGATTTGTTATTAGAAAATGGAAGATTAGGCTTAATTACATCAAATTCTTGGTTGGGAACCGCTAGTGGCAAACTGTTTTATAACGCTTTGAAAGAGTATTATAAAATCAATCAACTTCATATCAGTGGCAACAAGAAATGGTTTGATAATGCTGATGTTATTACAGTTGTAATGATATTAGAAAAAAAGAAGAACGACTCAATCGATATTAATAATTCTACAAGTTTTTATATTTGGAAGAAAAGCATTGAAGAATTAACTAAAAATAAAGACTTAAAGGATAATTTGATTCAAAGCTCTATACTCGATATTTCGCCGAGAGAAGAAGTAGCAGATAGAAGTACTTATACAAAAAATGAAGTAGATGAAATATTAAATTTAAATGTGTCTATAAATTCTCTTTTTCATAATAATAAGTGGTTAACAGAGATTCAAAATAAAATAATACCAATTACGGACATATTTAGTGTTTTCAGAGGAAGTAGAAGGGGATGGGATGCTTTATTCTATCCTCAGGAAAATCATGGGATTGAATCAGTATATATAAAAAAAGTGCTAAAAAATGCCAGAGGTGTGAATAGTTTGGAGACGATAGCATATGATGATGTTTTTTGCTGTAGTCTTACAAAAGAAGAACTAGAAATTAAGAAGCATAATGGTGCTTTATCTTGGATTAATAAGTTTGAAAATGAAGTGAATGGTGTTGGAAGACCTTTGCCAGAAGTATTGAGAATGAATGGAGTGCATTGGTACGAAATTAAAACAAACGAAATGGCCGATTTTTTTACCATGATGAACCCCGATAAAAGATTCTTTTTTGGTAAGTTTAAAGACAGAAGCTTTATAAATCAAAGGTTAATTGGACTAAGGGCTAAACAAAATGAGATGGACAAGGAGCTTTTACACGCCATTTTAAATTCAATACTGTCAATTTATTATATTGAAGCAATTGGTTTTGGAAGAGGTCTGGGAGTATTGGATATTAATAAGGATAGTATCTCATCTATGCATATACTAAATCCTGACATTTTGAATGACACTCAAAAAGAGCAGATTAAGACTAAGTTTAAAAGTATTTTAAATAGAAATATTTACGATTATGAAATAGAACTAGATATGGATGATAGAGCGGATTTTGATAAATATGTTCTAGAATGTTACGGATTGTCGGGACTATACTCCTTTATTAAAAGTTCTTTTTTATCTATGCATAAATTAAGAAGGAATGTTTAA
- a CDS encoding DNA-methyltransferase, translating into MKYTKNEITNRLFEGDCLEIMKTFPDKSIDMVLCDLPYGTTQNKWDSVIPLEELWDEYSRVVKDDGAIVLTSHGLFTSRLMLSNPNEFKYKWIWIKSKATNFLNSKKQPLRKYEEVCVFYKKQPTYNPQMMNGESYDKGIRKDQLSGSYGDFEPVRVKSNGDRYPVDLIYFKTAENEGTVFHPTQKPIGLGQYLIKTYTNKGDLVLDNTFGSGSFLVSALSEGRNFVGIEKNEETHQFKKHKYDLINVAYERLKNAWHQLPIEEREYIVKENIIKEFILND; encoded by the coding sequence ATGAAATATACAAAAAACGAAATAACAAATAGATTGTTTGAAGGAGATTGTCTAGAAATAATGAAGACTTTTCCAGATAAATCTATTGATATGGTTTTGTGTGATTTACCGTATGGTACTACACAAAATAAATGGGATTCAGTTATCCCACTAGAAGAATTATGGGACGAATATAGTAGGGTTGTAAAAGACGATGGGGCAATAGTATTGACATCTCATGGTCTATTTACCTCTAGATTGATGTTAAGCAACCCAAATGAATTTAAATATAAATGGATATGGATCAAATCAAAGGCGACTAATTTTTTAAATTCAAAAAAACAACCTTTAAGAAAATATGAAGAAGTATGTGTTTTTTATAAAAAACAGCCAACATATAATCCGCAAATGATGAATGGTGAATCATACGATAAAGGTATTAGAAAGGATCAGCTTAGTGGATCTTATGGAGACTTTGAACCAGTCAGGGTCAAAAGTAACGGAGATAGATATCCTGTTGATTTAATTTATTTCAAAACAGCAGAAAATGAAGGGACTGTTTTTCATCCTACACAAAAACCAATAGGGTTAGGACAATATTTAATAAAGACATATACGAATAAAGGAGATTTGGTACTTGATAATACTTTTGGCAGTGGCAGTTTTTTAGTTTCAGCACTTAGTGAAGGAAGAAATTTTGTCGGTATCGAAAAAAATGAGGAGACTCATCAATTTAAAAAACACAAATATGATTTGATAAATGTGGCCTATGAAAGGTTAAAAAACGCCTGGCATCAACTACCAATTGAAGAAAGAGAATACATTGTGAAAGAAAATATTATAAAGGAGTTTATATTAAATGATTGA
- a CDS encoding helix-turn-helix domain-containing protein produces MSSQSCFSYKKLFKKLIDEDMSNKDLMDKADISRSTFYKIKNSENVTTETLLRICEVFDCDISEIMERVKNIDDIEEVSNI; encoded by the coding sequence ATGTCTTCACAAAGTTGTTTTTCGTATAAAAAATTATTTAAAAAGCTCATTGATGAGGATATGAGTAATAAAGATTTAATGGATAAGGCGGATATAAGTCGAAGTACATTTTATAAAATTAAGAATTCAGAGAATGTTACAACAGAAACTTTGTTGAGAATTTGTGAGGTTTTTGACTGTGATATTTCAGAAATTATGGAAAGAGTAAAAAATATTGATGATATCGAAGAGGTCTCTAACATATGA
- a CDS encoding DNA-binding protein: MDYTEIKEAIEAMANENYEDFVKGLISFEKGINDMDALDSIYQSYMDNDTQGLLNDEFDYVIDNLKEQGLIQEDAGVEEERDDLINIVGNIAQDIESIELKNNQGESFKVVNFTAVSNNEQGDKVFHNCSAYEDKAKIPETFNKGDFVKLFGQVRKNIDENRKEHINVRILDSKLLKARSRGKGQEEKKESILGAIKKHKKDSTELQKYAKQAKDLLNEPHTGEER, translated from the coding sequence ATGGATTATACGGAAATAAAAGAAGCAATTGAAGCAATGGCTAATGAGAATTACGAGGACTTTGTAAAGGGGCTTATCAGTTTTGAAAAAGGAATAAATGACATGGATGCTCTTGACAGTATTTATCAATCCTATATGGATAATGACACACAAGGTTTACTAAATGATGAGTTCGACTATGTCATAGACAACCTTAAAGAGCAGGGACTAATTCAAGAGGACGCAGGTGTTGAAGAAGAAAGAGATGACCTTATAAATATCGTAGGCAACATCGCTCAAGATATTGAAAGCATAGAACTCAAAAACAATCAAGGTGAATCATTTAAAGTGGTAAACTTTACTGCAGTTTCAAATAATGAACAAGGCGACAAGGTTTTTCATAACTGTTCTGCCTATGAAGATAAGGCTAAGATTCCTGAAACATTTAATAAGGGAGATTTTGTAAAGCTATTCGGGCAGGTAAGGAAAAATATTGATGAGAATCGAAAAGAGCATATAAACGTCCGTATCCTTGATTCTAAGCTCTTAAAAGCAAGAAGTAGAGGGAAAGGTCAAGAAGAGAAGAAAGAATCGATTCTAGGGGCAATTAAGAAGCATAAGAAGGACTCAACAGAGTTGCAAAAGTATGCTAAACAAGCAAAAGACTTGCTCAATGAGCCTCATACAGGAGAAGAAAGATAA